Sequence from the Flavobacterium sp. TR2 genome:
ATTATTCAAATTCAGTTTTGATACGCTGCTGTTTGCGTAAGCTGCAACAATATTATCATCAATTTTTATTGTTATGGTTAGCGCATTATCTTTCATTTTTATAAAACATTCATACAAATGCCATCCATTGTTTCCATCAATATTAAAACTTACTGGATATTGCCTTTCTGCCAGGTTTTCCAATTGATTTGCCCCTACCGCTGTTCCGTAAAAAAGATTAGAGGCAAATCGGGAGGCATTTGGAGCAAAAGAATAGCCTTCCATAATATCAATTTCCCCATGTGTAGGCCATCCATCTTCCTGAACTGTCCAGAAAGCCGGCCATGCGCCATATGTTTGCGCAAATGACTTATAATTGGCTCCGTCCATTGCCAGTAATTTTATCGTGGCAGACAATCTGTATTCGGTATTATTTTCAGGCGTGTACTCATAAAGCGACTTCACAAGTCCTGACTGGTATTTGGTTGCGCTGAGCTTGGCTGTTTTAATTTCCAGGCATCCTCTTCCGTCTCTAGATTGCACTGAAGGCACCGAACTTTTGTAATCGCAATATTTAGAATTATAGTCGGTACGCTGCACTTTTGTCCACTTTGAAAGCGAGATATCTGTCTCAAAAGTGTCTTCGAATTGTTTTATCCAATCAGATTCTGCGGCTTTATTAATCTTCGTGTCTGCATTTATCCCATCCTGTTTTTTCTCTGTGCCTGAATTTTCAAAGCAAGAAGAAAATCCAACAGCAAATGTTAGCATTAAGGCAACCTGACTTAATTTTTTCATGAAATGTTATTTAGTTATTATTTAGTTTCTATTAAGGACTAAAAGTAACTTTATATAAAAAAATAGAATGCCACATTTGAGGCAGTTAATGCCATAGATGTTGTATTTTCACTGCTGTATCAAATACAGCTTGCGATAAAAATAATTTTACTCCAAATGATATCCCATTACAGTCTTATTTAAAGTCGGCACTATCAATAGCTTTTTCTCTGCGATATATTCAATATCTGCAGCAGCAATCTTTTCTTTTCCTAAATCAATAATGAGTTTTTTATTTCCTTTTGCATCGATATGAAACACTTCTCCCTGCCATGCTCCAGATACTATTAACCCGTTACCTCCATCACTGGCAATACCGTCTAAATTATCAATTCCATTAAAAATTTCATAAGCCTTACCTGTCGATTTATTAACCGCAAAAGCAGTTCGGCTTTTCATATTCAACACTAAAACTTCATCTTTTCTGGATAATAATCCATTCGGCATAGAAAGAAAATCAGATTCAAGCCATACCTTTATTTCTCCATCAGATATTTTATAGATTTTATTGTCAAAACAATCCGATACGTAAATGTCTCCATTGCGATCTGATGTAACATCATTGAAAAATTTTGCAGAATCAGCTTTATATACTTTTTCTATTTTAGACGTATTGGTATTTATTTGCAAAACTTTATTAATATCAGCCACAAACAGTTTATTTTTAAATAAAGCCATTCCTTGCGGATTGTCCAGTCCATCAATCCATTTTAGAACTTCTATTTGTCCATTTGTTCTAATTTTAGAAATAAATCCATTTCCGTCCTTGGCTAAGTATTCTCCATTTATATTGGAGATATACACAATCTTTTTCGAAGAATCATAAAGTGCCGATTCTGGTTTGAGAAATAAAGAATCCGATTCCCATACTTTAGTTGCTCTTTGACTAAAAGCAGTCACAGGAATCATCCCTATCATTAGCAAGAGACCTAGCTTTTTCATGATTTAATTTTATATGATTTAATATTATTTTATTGCCACTAATGTTTGAATGATCAGTTACGGAATGCCCTGCCTCTCAAATATAAACAATCGGTTGCTATAAATTGTAACAATTCACATGATTTCTGTTTATTCCTAAACGAATCCCATCCCTAACAATATAATGCACATCGCTATTGATTGGCATTCAGTTATGCTGGATCATTGCTTTGTCAAGCATCCCGACAGACTGAGATGATATTTTTTCTACGGCTAAAAGCTAAAGCAGTATTAATCTGAAGCTGTAAAAATGAACATACAATTACATAATTTTTACCGACTTTCCTAGTTAACTGTTATATACTTACTTTTTAAATCGATCTTGCCCTTTTAAAAAAGCTTGCATAAGGCAATATAAGACAAAAGCTAAACGCATAGACCGCTCCACATTTGATTATCAAAATTTTACTCAGAATCCTCCAATAAAATATTTTCTTAACAAATAACACAATCGGTTGTTTTTTTTAATGTCTTTTATTATTAAATTAGCAGTAAAAAACTTACTCTAAACAAAGAGTAGATTTACTAACTAATTAAAACCATTTAAGTTATGAAAAGATTAAAAAAATTACTTTTTCTATTTTTAATGTTTATTCCTTTAATGCAATTATTTGCCTGGCCCGGAATGCCTCTGCCTCCATTGCATATCGAAGGTAAAAATTTAAAGGATCCCTGCGGAAAAAACGTTTTGCTTCATGGCGTTGCCATCACTCCCAGTCCTTGGTTTAATGGATGCTCGTATAACCAATGCCGTTGGGATAATTATAATGTTCAAGGCTGCCTAAACTATAATAATGCTGTTATGGACGCGCTTACCAACACAAGTAACGGATGGAAATTAAATTATATAAGGCTTCATATTGATCCTTACTGGACCAATACGCCAGGCTGCTCAGCGGGAGAAAATGATATCTCCTGCTTTGATTACAACAGATTGGTAACTTATGTAAATCAAGTTATAATTCCTTTAATTAATCATGCCAGAAGCAGAGGACTTTATGTTGTCCTTCGCCCTCCTGGAGTATGTCCTAATCGAATTGCCTATGGAGACAATTACCATAATTATCTAAGAACTGTGTGGCAATATCTATCGGGCCATCCAAATTTAAAAAATGTAGATAATGTGATGTTTGAAATAGCCAATGAGCCTATAGAAATACTTGGGACAAATGGAAATTGGGGAGCTACGGGCGATGAACATTTTGCCGCTTTACATAATTACTTTCAGGATTTAGTAAATAAAATTAGAGCCAATGGTGCAAATAATGTCTGCTGGATACCAGGAACGGGATATCAATCCCATTACCAAGGATATCCAAACCATTTGATAACAGGCGGCAATATTGGTTATGCTGTTCATGTTTATCCTGGCTATTGGGGAGCAAATGCAGAAAACACCACCAGTTTTAATAACGCTTGGAATGCTAATGTCCAGCCTATTGCAAACGTTGCTCCTATTATGATAACAGAAACGGAT
This genomic interval carries:
- a CDS encoding family 16 glycosylhydrolase, yielding MKKLSQVALMLTFAVGFSSCFENSGTEKKQDGINADTKINKAAESDWIKQFEDTFETDISLSKWTKVQRTDYNSKYCDYKSSVPSVQSRDGRGCLEIKTAKLSATKYQSGLVKSLYEYTPENNTEYRLSATIKLLAMDGANYKSFAQTYGAWPAFWTVQEDGWPTHGEIDIMEGYSFAPNASRFASNLFYGTAVGANQLENLAERQYPVSFNIDGNNGWHLYECFIKMKDNALTITIKIDDNIVAAYANSSVSKLNLNNFKKHNIVLNMNVGSNHSSFINPDKINLFTAAIMWVDQVSAYKRAL
- a CDS encoding SMP-30/gluconolactonase/LRE family protein, which gives rise to MKKLGLLLMIGMIPVTAFSQRATKVWESDSLFLKPESALYDSSKKIVYISNINGEYLAKDGNGFISKIRTNGQIEVLKWIDGLDNPQGMALFKNKLFVADINKVLQINTNTSKIEKVYKADSAKFFNDVTSDRNGDIYVSDCFDNKIYKISDGEIKVWLESDFLSMPNGLLSRKDEVLVLNMKSRTAFAVNKSTGKAYEIFNGIDNLDGIASDGGNGLIVSGAWQGEVFHIDAKGNKKLIIDLGKEKIAAADIEYIAEKKLLIVPTLNKTVMGYHLE